From the Sphingomonas suaedae genome, one window contains:
- a CDS encoding nucleotidyl transferase AbiEii/AbiGii toxin family protein, with product MNPAYDTILSADAETRAGLFAATAQRIGTTPQNVEKDFWVCWALDALFNGLPEGPRLLFKGGTSLSKGFGLIRRFSEDIDVTVFRDDLGEGYSVEDLQGMTGKKREKALDAIREACEAFINGPLLDNLTRIAVEASARCGIAAGQLKITPGPKDRQTLLVQYPTATEYDVYIPKAVKIESGAKSALDPNSIRSIRPYLEQDAPGLDLGVPNVTVVDAERTFWDKIVILHGLRHWYESKGVLRGGGNRISRHYYDLHELMQAPLGAQAIADPALGAACVAHARMFFNRPAFDLASAVPPTFTLMPEGEMYDALRQDYGAMSGMIFGAAPSFEAVTESIADLEQRVNEGKPN from the coding sequence ATGAACCCCGCCTATGACACGATCCTCTCCGCCGATGCCGAAACCCGCGCCGGTCTGTTCGCGGCCACCGCGCAGCGGATCGGCACGACGCCGCAGAATGTCGAGAAGGATTTCTGGGTGTGTTGGGCACTCGATGCGTTGTTCAATGGTCTGCCCGAAGGTCCGCGCCTGTTGTTCAAGGGCGGCACCTCACTTTCGAAGGGATTCGGCCTGATCCGCCGCTTCTCGGAAGATATCGACGTCACGGTGTTTCGCGACGATCTTGGTGAAGGCTATTCGGTCGAGGACCTGCAGGGGATGACCGGCAAGAAACGGGAAAAGGCGCTCGATGCCATTCGCGAAGCGTGCGAGGCTTTCATCAACGGCCCCCTGCTCGACAACCTCACGCGGATCGCCGTCGAGGCATCGGCCCGATGTGGCATCGCCGCCGGCCAGCTGAAAATCACGCCGGGTCCCAAGGACAGGCAGACCCTGCTTGTCCAGTATCCGACCGCGACGGAGTATGACGTCTATATCCCGAAGGCCGTGAAGATCGAATCCGGCGCCAAGTCGGCGCTCGACCCGAACTCGATCCGCTCGATCCGCCCTTATCTGGAGCAGGATGCACCAGGGCTCGATCTCGGGGTTCCGAACGTCACGGTGGTCGATGCCGAACGGACCTTCTGGGACAAGATCGTCATTCTGCACGGCTTGCGCCACTGGTATGAATCGAAGGGCGTTCTGCGCGGTGGCGGCAACCGCATCTCGCGGCATTATTATGATCTCCACGAACTGATGCAGGCGCCGCTGGGCGCGCAGGCAATCGCCGATCCCGCGCTGGGCGCAGCCTGCGTCGCGCACGCGCGCATGTTCTTCAACCGGCCGGCCTTCGACCTGGCGAGCGCGGTCCCGCCGACTTTCACGCTAATGCCCGAAGGCGAGATGTACGATGCGCTAAGGCAGGACTATGGGGCGATGTCCGGTATGATCTTCGGCGCCGCGCCCAGTTTCGAGGCGGTGACGGAAAGCATCGCCGATCTTGAGCAGCGCGTAAACGAAGGGAAGCCGAACTGA
- a CDS encoding sulfotransferase family protein, whose protein sequence is MPRSGTTLLDFVLGGHPDCTDMGELSLVPSAIASLGFGRPQFQFPTRAVLDEVAQRFQEMLRFRRIGTRYIVDKMSENYRYLPLIKALFPDAPVIHAIRHPLDKTAGGRRELRICHRSWGGAVNAAAYHLQSAIRGCACSVRLPFVYALLKIGDAFRHRLETGRGAEDHTGHRPIVLP, encoded by the coding sequence ATGCCGCGATCCGGTACGACGCTGCTGGACTTCGTCCTGGGCGGCCATCCAGACTGCACGGATATGGGGGAATTATCGCTGGTACCCTCCGCAATTGCGTCGCTTGGGTTCGGACGACCGCAATTCCAGTTTCCGACGCGGGCTGTGCTGGACGAAGTGGCGCAACGCTTTCAGGAGATGTTGCGGTTTCGACGCATCGGCACGCGCTATATCGTCGACAAGATGTCGGAAAATTATCGTTATCTGCCGTTGATCAAGGCGCTGTTTCCCGATGCCCCGGTAATCCACGCCATTCGTCATCCACTCGACAAGACTGCAGGCGGACGCCGTGAGTTGCGGATTTGTCACCGATCATGGGGCGGGGCCGTTAATGCTGCCGCATATCACCTCCAATCAGCCATTCGAGGCTGCGCCTGCTCAGTTCGGCTTCCCTTCGTTTACGCGCTGCTCAAGATCGGCGATGCTTTCCGTCACCGCCTCGAAACTGGGCGCGGCGCCGAAGATCATACCGGACATCGCCCCATAGTCCTGCCTTAG
- a CDS encoding vWA domain-containing protein, with the protein MSRTRPIITATVGAALLASCAGPAVEEPAATAAPAAAAEMVVTGTRIRERADSIVAEDIGTLPGARVAAPTPPPALAVQALTRAPGLAYAPDPRQVPQYQDFGRDTFTAVAQNPFKVVREEPVSTFSIDVDTASYSFVRASLTRNVLPQPAAVRVEEMINYFPYNYAAPRSADQPFSTNVAVMPSPWTAGRKVVRIGIRGYDVAPATRPRANLVFLIDTSGSMNAPNKLPLVKQSLAMLLEQLDGKDRVAIVTYAGSAGTALEPTPASQKDRILAALDRLGARGGTAGAEGIRQAYALAQQNLDPRGVNRVILATDGDFNVGITNPNELKGFVEREREKGVFLSVLGFGMGNYNDALMQTLAQNGNGAAAYIDTVAEARKTLVDEASSTLFPIAKDVKIQVEFNPAAVAEYRLIGYETRMLAREDFDNDRVDAGEVGSGQTVTALYEIVPVGGPRANGDLRYARPAPQTPARAQEYGFVKIRYKLPKEAKSRLISTPIGRTAEFARLEDAPQEARFAVGVAAFAELLRGGKYSGAASYDDVLRIAAGARGQDPFGYRAEFVQMVRQAKTAASMASMRR; encoded by the coding sequence TTACCGGTACCCGCATCCGCGAGCGCGCTGACAGCATCGTGGCTGAGGATATCGGCACCCTTCCGGGCGCACGCGTTGCCGCGCCGACTCCGCCACCGGCACTTGCCGTACAGGCGCTGACGCGTGCGCCCGGCCTCGCCTATGCGCCCGACCCGCGGCAGGTTCCGCAGTATCAGGACTTCGGGCGCGACACGTTCACTGCGGTCGCCCAGAATCCGTTCAAGGTCGTGCGCGAGGAGCCGGTCTCGACCTTCTCGATCGATGTCGATACCGCGTCCTATTCGTTCGTCCGCGCCTCGTTGACCCGGAACGTGCTGCCGCAGCCTGCTGCGGTGCGGGTCGAGGAGATGATCAACTATTTCCCCTACAACTATGCCGCCCCCCGCTCGGCAGACCAGCCGTTCAGCACCAATGTCGCGGTGATGCCGAGCCCCTGGACCGCCGGTCGCAAGGTCGTGCGGATCGGCATCCGCGGTTATGACGTCGCGCCCGCCACGCGACCGCGCGCGAACCTTGTCTTCCTGATCGACACCTCCGGATCGATGAACGCTCCCAACAAGCTGCCGCTGGTCAAACAGTCACTGGCGATGCTGCTCGAGCAGCTCGATGGGAAGGATCGCGTCGCGATCGTCACCTATGCCGGAAGCGCCGGCACCGCGCTGGAGCCGACGCCTGCCAGCCAGAAGGACCGGATCCTCGCGGCGCTCGATCGCCTTGGCGCGCGGGGCGGCACGGCGGGCGCCGAGGGCATTCGCCAGGCCTATGCGCTCGCGCAGCAGAACCTCGACCCGCGCGGCGTCAACCGCGTGATCCTGGCGACCGACGGGGACTTCAATGTCGGCATCACAAATCCGAACGAGCTGAAGGGTTTTGTCGAGCGCGAGCGGGAGAAGGGAGTGTTCCTGTCGGTACTCGGTTTCGGAATGGGCAATTACAACGACGCGCTGATGCAGACGCTGGCGCAGAACGGCAACGGCGCGGCCGCCTATATCGACACCGTCGCCGAGGCTCGAAAAACGCTGGTCGACGAGGCGAGCTCGACGCTGTTTCCGATCGCCAAGGACGTCAAGATCCAGGTCGAGTTCAATCCTGCCGCCGTCGCCGAATATCGCCTGATCGGGTATGAGACCCGGATGTTGGCACGCGAGGATTTCGACAATGATCGCGTCGATGCCGGGGAAGTCGGGTCGGGGCAGACGGTGACCGCCCTCTACGAGATCGTGCCGGTCGGCGGGCCGCGCGCCAATGGTGACCTGCGCTATGCCCGGCCTGCGCCGCAGACTCCTGCGCGTGCCCAGGAATATGGCTTCGTCAAGATTCGCTACAAACTACCCAAGGAGGCGAAGAGCCGCCTGATCAGCACGCCGATCGGGCGCACGGCCGAGTTCGCGCGGCTTGAGGATGCGCCGCAGGAAGCGCGCTTTGCAGTGGGCGTGGCGGCGTTCGCCGAACTGCTGCGGGGCGGCAAATATAGCGGCGCCGCCAGCTATGATGACGTGCTGCGGATTGCTGCTGGTGCGCGCGGGCAAGACCCCTTCGGCTATCGCGCCGAGTTCGTCCAGATGGTCCGCCAGGCGAAGACGGCAGCTTCGATGGCAAGCATGAGGCGCTGA
- a CDS encoding DUF7146 domain-containing protein, whose protein sequence is MEHPASAIARELADQAERLCRRYLSNGRREGNYWQVGDVRNTPGRSLYVRLRDSPDGTGRAGKWTDAQSGEHGDLLDIIRASTLTGTLAEALVEARRFLSQPDTPVSAGMKATRDVSTGSPGAARRLLAICKSIAGTQVETYLRGRGIPPMPGLDALQFHPRCWYRRSIDDSGDVASAMPAMIAAVTDIAGNITGAHRTWLTSDGSDKAPVAYPRRAMGHLLGHGVRFGIAGPVMAAGEGIESTLSLCAAVPTLPSIAALSSAHLAALIFPPTLRRLYIAREADRAGHKAFATLMRRAVQFGIDVCPLDSRLGDLNTDLRTIGLEAVRSDLLAQMRPEDRP, encoded by the coding sequence ATGGAGCATCCTGCGAGCGCGATCGCACGCGAACTGGCCGACCAAGCCGAACGGCTATGCCGGCGCTATCTTTCCAACGGACGCCGCGAAGGCAATTACTGGCAGGTCGGCGATGTTCGCAATACGCCGGGCCGCAGCCTCTATGTTCGCCTCCGCGATAGTCCCGACGGCACCGGCCGGGCGGGCAAATGGACCGACGCGCAGTCGGGCGAACATGGCGACCTGCTCGACATCATCCGCGCATCGACGCTGACCGGAACGCTCGCTGAAGCCCTGGTCGAAGCGCGGCGCTTTCTCAGCCAGCCCGACACCCCGGTCTCCGCCGGCATGAAGGCGACCCGCGACGTTTCGACAGGATCTCCTGGAGCAGCTCGGCGCCTGCTGGCGATTTGCAAGTCGATCGCCGGCACGCAGGTCGAAACCTATCTGCGCGGTCGCGGCATTCCGCCGATGCCCGGACTGGATGCCCTGCAGTTCCATCCACGCTGCTGGTATCGTCGCTCGATTGATGACAGCGGCGATGTTGCGTCCGCCATGCCGGCGATGATTGCCGCGGTGACCGACATCGCCGGCAATATCACCGGTGCGCATCGCACCTGGCTGACTTCGGACGGTTCCGACAAAGCCCCCGTTGCGTATCCGCGTCGCGCGATGGGTCATCTGCTTGGGCACGGTGTCCGCTTTGGCATCGCTGGTCCGGTCATGGCCGCAGGCGAAGGTATCGAGTCCACACTTTCGCTCTGTGCCGCCGTTCCGACGCTGCCGTCGATCGCGGCCCTCTCGTCGGCGCACCTTGCAGCCCTCATATTCCCGCCGACGCTGCGCCGGCTCTATATTGCCCGTGAGGCTGATCGCGCCGGGCACAAGGCGTTTGCCACGCTTATGCGCCGCGCCGTGCAATTCGGGATCGACGTCTGCCCGCTCGACTCCCGGCTTGGCGACCTCAACACAGACCTGCGCACGATTGGCCTAGAGGCGGTGCGCAGCGATCTCCTCGCGCAGATGCGACCCGAAGACCGGCCCTGA
- a CDS encoding DUF6088 family protein, with translation MRRVAKAAPRKVWTPVDFLDLGTRDAVDKALQRLAIAGDLRRIDRGLYDKPSINSLTRQPTAPDPREVIDAIARRDQIRVLVDGMTAANDLGLTNAVPSKIVVHTDARLRSVHLGNMTIMFKPAAASKLYWAGRPAMRIVQALHWLRDTLGDPDSRDDLRDRLDDILHSGPNATRVRNDLRDGLSTLPTWMHDFLKPLLTARRTK, from the coding sequence GTGCGACGCGTCGCCAAGGCAGCGCCGCGCAAGGTTTGGACGCCCGTCGATTTTCTCGATCTCGGCACGCGCGACGCGGTCGACAAAGCCCTGCAGCGCCTGGCTATAGCGGGCGACCTGCGGCGCATCGATCGTGGCCTGTACGACAAGCCGAGCATCAACAGCCTCACCCGTCAGCCAACCGCGCCCGACCCGCGCGAGGTGATCGATGCGATCGCACGGCGCGATCAGATCCGGGTGCTGGTCGACGGGATGACCGCTGCGAACGATCTCGGCCTCACCAACGCGGTGCCGTCCAAGATCGTCGTGCATACCGACGCACGGCTTCGCTCGGTCCATCTCGGCAACATGACCATCATGTTCAAGCCGGCCGCAGCAAGCAAGCTCTATTGGGCGGGCCGACCGGCCATGCGGATCGTGCAGGCGCTGCACTGGCTGCGGGACACGCTGGGCGATCCCGACAGCCGGGACGATCTGCGCGACCGGCTCGACGACATTCTGCACAGCGGCCCGAACGCGACCAGGGTCCGCAACGATTTGCGCGACGGCCTATCGACCCTGCCCACCTGGATGCACGACTTTCTGAAACCCCTGCTGACCGCGAGGCGCACCAAATGA
- a CDS encoding ParB/RepB/Spo0J family partition protein, whose product MAKRQPKLVLAPAQGIPFNQLVLSQSNVRRVKNGVTINDLAADIERRGLLNGLNVRPELDAEGQETGKFEVPAGGRRFRALEILVKRKRLANDAIVPCVIKPADSQVSAEEDSYAENVFREALHPLDEFRGMKLLVDQGDDIETVAARFRVTPAVVRQRLKLASVSPALHEVYASDGMTLEQLMAFSVSEDHTRQEQVWELVQQHPNQSAWFIRSRLTEATVAATDPRVRFVGIDAYVEAGGCVLRDLFEEDRGGWLQDAALLDRLVLEKLGAAAERIRGEGWKWVETAIDLPYGFNHVMRQIEPIHTPPTEAELAEVATLQAEADALEAQWSGEDAIPDEVDSRVTELDERIGALAGGSWAYDPAEMAIAGVFVSFDRIGSFEIEAGWVRAEDKLAIESEPAANEGERPDDADEEPAAPAGGDEAPSQSEEEDDGLKPLPDRLVSELTAERTLALQEALACNPKVAFAAVLHNFVLACFYHGRAESCLTVNLSRVSFGVQSAGMRHSATATAIEARHERWNERLPESDRDLWDALQKLDGDEQAELFAHCAAYSVNALFEVAPRYDNGRISAHTVERRLAHSHVLARAVGLDMVAAGWKPTAENFFGKVTKASILEAVTEAKGSEVAGRIDHLKKPEMAQEAEQLMADASWLPEPLRTPELPAQAELPGVVAEAATVTEAPSGPDASGEDEPLAIAAE is encoded by the coding sequence ATGGCAAAGCGCCAACCCAAGCTCGTCCTTGCGCCCGCGCAGGGGATTCCCTTCAATCAGCTGGTCCTGTCCCAGTCCAACGTCCGGCGGGTCAAGAACGGCGTCACCATAAACGATCTCGCCGCCGACATCGAGCGACGTGGACTTCTGAATGGACTCAACGTCCGGCCCGAGCTGGACGCCGAGGGGCAGGAGACCGGCAAGTTCGAGGTCCCGGCCGGCGGCCGCCGCTTCCGTGCGCTCGAAATCCTCGTCAAGCGCAAGCGTCTGGCCAACGACGCGATCGTGCCCTGCGTGATCAAGCCCGCCGACAGCCAGGTTTCGGCGGAGGAGGACAGCTATGCGGAGAATGTGTTCCGCGAAGCGCTCCACCCGCTCGACGAATTCCGCGGCATGAAGCTGCTGGTCGACCAGGGCGACGACATCGAGACCGTCGCCGCGCGCTTCCGCGTGACCCCTGCGGTCGTGCGCCAGCGTCTAAAGCTGGCTTCGGTGTCGCCGGCACTGCACGAGGTCTATGCCAGCGACGGCATGACGCTCGAGCAGCTCATGGCGTTCAGCGTCTCCGAGGACCATACGCGCCAGGAGCAGGTCTGGGAGCTAGTTCAGCAGCACCCCAATCAGTCGGCCTGGTTCATTCGCTCCCGGCTGACCGAGGCGACCGTCGCCGCCACCGATCCCCGCGTTCGCTTCGTCGGCATCGACGCCTATGTCGAGGCCGGCGGCTGCGTGCTGCGCGACCTGTTCGAGGAGGATCGCGGCGGATGGCTGCAGGATGCCGCCCTGCTCGATCGCCTGGTGCTCGAGAAGCTCGGCGCCGCAGCCGAGCGCATCCGCGGCGAAGGCTGGAAGTGGGTCGAGACCGCAATCGACCTGCCCTATGGCTTCAATCACGTCATGCGGCAGATCGAGCCGATCCACACCCCGCCGACCGAGGCCGAGCTCGCCGAGGTTGCGACGCTTCAGGCTGAGGCCGACGCGCTCGAGGCCCAATGGTCGGGTGAAGATGCCATCCCGGACGAAGTCGATTCGCGGGTGACCGAGCTCGACGAGCGCATCGGCGCGCTCGCCGGCGGCAGCTGGGCTTACGACCCTGCCGAAATGGCGATCGCCGGTGTGTTCGTGTCGTTCGACAGAATCGGGTCGTTCGAAATCGAGGCTGGCTGGGTACGTGCCGAGGACAAACTGGCGATCGAGTCCGAACCCGCCGCGAACGAGGGCGAGCGTCCCGACGATGCAGACGAGGAGCCGGCGGCGCCTGCGGGCGGGGATGAGGCACCGTCGCAGAGTGAGGAGGAGGACGACGGACTGAAGCCCTTGCCCGACCGGCTAGTCTCCGAGCTCACTGCCGAGCGCACGCTCGCGCTCCAGGAGGCGCTCGCCTGCAATCCCAAAGTGGCGTTCGCGGCGGTGCTGCACAATTTCGTGCTCGCTTGCTTTTATCATGGTCGCGCGGAGAGCTGCCTGACGGTCAATCTCTCCAGGGTCAGCTTCGGGGTTCAATCTGCGGGCATGAGACACAGCGCGACCGCGACCGCGATCGAGGCCCGGCACGAGCGGTGGAACGAACGGCTGCCGGAGTCCGATCGTGACCTCTGGGACGCCCTCCAAAAGCTCGACGGCGACGAGCAGGCCGAGCTCTTCGCACACTGCGCCGCCTATTCGGTCAACGCGCTGTTCGAAGTCGCGCCCAGATACGATAATGGGCGCATCTCGGCGCACACCGTCGAGCGGCGACTCGCGCATAGCCACGTCCTCGCCCGCGCCGTCGGGCTCGACATGGTCGCAGCCGGCTGGAAACCCACCGCCGAGAATTTTTTCGGCAAGGTGACCAAGGCGAGCATCCTCGAGGCCGTGACCGAAGCGAAGGGCAGCGAGGTCGCGGGCCGGATCGACCATCTCAAGAAGCCGGAAATGGCGCAGGAGGCCGAGCAGCTGATGGCGGATGCCAGCTGGCTGCCCGAGCCTCTCCGCACTCCCGAGCTGCCGGCGCAGGCCGAGCTGCCCGGTGTCGTCGCGGAGGCCGCGACTGTCACCGAAGCGCCCTCCGGCCCGGACGCGTCCGGCGAGGACGAGCCGCTGGCGATCGCGGCCGAATGA
- a CDS encoding DUF932 domain-containing protein, translating to MATVLNHVSAPPRRPGPYKVDISRGSRIGRVSSEWFSRPDDERYLSLRELHAATLARARRATTRTVETREVRVEASRDNAERLALIVPGRDEPIAPTHWSFGQLCSLVGAPSGYLRALPEPLAGINLQHGLLNHRVELMKTLETEDGRTELRAVTGPDYGRIWDHELVAAVMKIAGNGTGDTRWKVPGLLDWSTMMHNPNVEITKDTTTLYASDRDVFLFLVDDAHPIEAGRLPNGDPDLFFRGFYCWNSEVGAKTLGMASFYLRAVCMNRNIWGAEGFEEISIRHSKFAANRFAHEAAPALENFATSSPQPFLSGIMAARQRIVARTDEDRQDFLRKRGFSKVETGRIIATVLDEEGHPPASVFDFVQGITALARDKPHQDARLELEGKASKLLAAAH from the coding sequence ATGGCGACTGTCCTCAACCACGTATCCGCGCCGCCCCGGCGTCCGGGTCCCTACAAGGTCGATATCTCGCGAGGGTCTCGCATCGGGCGCGTCTCGTCCGAATGGTTCTCGCGCCCCGACGACGAGCGCTATCTCTCGCTGCGCGAGCTCCATGCCGCCACGCTGGCGCGCGCACGGCGCGCCACGACCCGCACCGTCGAGACCCGTGAGGTCAGGGTGGAGGCGAGCCGCGACAATGCCGAACGCCTCGCCTTGATCGTGCCGGGCCGTGACGAGCCGATCGCGCCGACCCACTGGTCGTTCGGCCAGCTCTGCAGCCTGGTCGGGGCGCCCTCGGGTTATCTGCGCGCGCTGCCCGAGCCGCTCGCGGGCATCAACCTGCAGCACGGGCTGCTCAACCACCGCGTCGAGCTGATGAAGACGCTCGAAACCGAGGATGGGCGTACCGAACTGCGCGCTGTGACGGGTCCCGATTACGGCCGGATCTGGGATCATGAGCTGGTCGCGGCGGTCATGAAGATCGCCGGCAACGGCACTGGCGACACCCGCTGGAAGGTGCCGGGGCTGCTCGACTGGTCGACGATGATGCACAACCCGAATGTCGAGATCACCAAGGACACCACCACGCTTTATGCGAGCGATCGCGACGTGTTCCTGTTCCTCGTCGACGACGCCCATCCAATCGAGGCCGGCCGGCTGCCCAATGGCGACCCGGACCTGTTCTTCCGCGGCTTCTACTGCTGGAACAGCGAGGTTGGCGCAAAGACGCTCGGCATGGCGTCCTTCTATCTTCGTGCGGTCTGTATGAACCGCAACATCTGGGGCGCCGAAGGCTTCGAGGAGATCAGCATCCGGCATTCGAAGTTCGCCGCTAACCGCTTCGCGCATGAGGCGGCGCCGGCGCTGGAGAATTTTGCGACCTCGTCGCCGCAGCCCTTTCTGTCCGGCATCATGGCCGCTCGGCAGCGCATCGTCGCCCGGACCGATGAGGACCGGCAGGACTTCCTGCGCAAGCGCGGCTTCTCCAAGGTGGAGACCGGCAGGATCATCGCAACGGTGCTCGACGAGGAGGGGCATCCGCCCGCCTCGGTCTTCGACTTCGTCCAGGGGATCACCGCGCTGGCGCGCGACAAGCCGCACCAGGATGCTCGGCTCGAACTCGAAGGGAAGGCCTCGAAACTCCTCGCGGCCGCGCACTGA
- a CDS encoding tetratricopeptide repeat protein, which yields MSEHDDLSRALPDAPPPRPAQRRAAIEKAMARFDGTEAPTPARAKASRGPSGWRWPQLTALTTAALVGAVTVSLLNSGDYREAPLPRSPASQQAEEAEQTASVNTPPPALREFAPAKPAAVPTAPTAEPTLERVPQVAATPVAPRATEAAAPSPPPAAYAPPPPPPPPAPAQSAQSAPRASADAVAAEDIGALPDSEGIIVTGARTREASRRVPPPPEPVLKARAGTKRGDWNACTIEDPARSLTACRLTVDPAAPGNKGRADAQIADGLIQAWAGDARGAAAAFDRAVNISGKSSLAYLNRGLARERSGDMRGALADLNKAVRLSPKSARAYYHRSLVRERNGDGNGARADARRALALDPGYRVVIR from the coding sequence GTGAGCGAGCATGACGATCTGTCGCGGGCGCTGCCCGACGCGCCCCCGCCGCGGCCGGCGCAGCGGCGGGCTGCCATCGAGAAGGCGATGGCGCGGTTCGACGGGACCGAGGCGCCGACGCCCGCACGCGCGAAGGCATCGCGGGGCCCATCCGGGTGGCGCTGGCCGCAGCTCACGGCACTCACCACCGCGGCGCTGGTCGGGGCGGTGACCGTGTCCTTGTTGAACTCGGGCGACTATCGCGAGGCACCTTTGCCGCGCAGCCCTGCATCCCAGCAGGCAGAAGAAGCAGAGCAGACAGCATCCGTAAATACGCCCCCTCCAGCGCTGCGCGAGTTCGCCCCGGCGAAACCCGCAGCGGTACCGACCGCGCCGACCGCCGAGCCGACGCTCGAGCGCGTCCCACAGGTTGCCGCCACGCCGGTCGCGCCGCGCGCGACCGAGGCAGCTGCACCATCGCCGCCGCCAGCGGCCTACGCTCCCCCCCCGCCCCCGCCACCCCCCGCGCCTGCGCAGTCCGCGCAGAGTGCCCCGCGAGCGAGTGCGGACGCTGTCGCCGCCGAGGATATCGGCGCCCTCCCTGATAGCGAAGGGATCATCGTCACCGGCGCGCGGACACGGGAAGCATCCCGTCGGGTGCCGCCGCCCCCGGAGCCCGTGCTGAAAGCGCGGGCTGGGACAAAGCGTGGCGACTGGAATGCGTGTACGATCGAAGACCCTGCGCGCAGCCTCACAGCCTGCCGTCTGACAGTCGATCCTGCGGCGCCCGGAAACAAGGGAAGGGCGGACGCGCAGATCGCCGATGGGCTGATCCAGGCGTGGGCAGGAGATGCGCGCGGTGCGGCTGCCGCATTTGACCGCGCGGTGAACATCAGCGGTAAGTCTTCTCTCGCTTACCTTAATCGTGGCCTCGCGCGCGAGCGCAGTGGCGATATGCGCGGGGCGCTCGCCGATCTCAATAAGGCGGTTCGGCTCTCGCCAAAGTCGGCGCGCGCCTACTATCACCGCAGCTTGGTACGCGAGCGCAACGGTGACGGTAACGGCGCGCGCGCCGACGCGCGCCGAGCGCTCGCGCTCGATCCCGGCTACCGCGTCGTGATCCGCTGA
- a CDS encoding GGDEF domain-containing protein, with product MDTATRGKLGPGAISVRWLFEPAGEVNDAGRSFLLGQLLSAPAAAIMGSFCAIVVVTAALLRSGHSVYGILVGLECALIVWRFTDWKRRERNLKVDTAHVPTIDTSVLLSALWCLLQGASAFVIMSDDDPVLRVLSATLVMALLGPICARNYAAPRFAFLLILLCDLPFVAGALASREPWLAIILLITPAFLLGATQIIITFHRTMLRSLAAEARNLRLAQHDSLTGVLNRQGMDAALSEIVPDNERTMALLAIDLDGFKQVNDSHGHGAGDLLLIQVAQRIEAGLSGDHLLGRMGGDEFMVVMRNVAPAEVRASVESLIVAISHRPYELGSGAVVRIGASIGFACTPEDATTTVDLRLRSDEALYAAKGAGKGVGLRYREHIDNVEVAQHAGQASSKFASLAPRARRPGQRT from the coding sequence ATGGACACCGCGACGCGCGGTAAACTCGGCCCCGGCGCTATATCCGTTCGGTGGTTGTTCGAGCCTGCGGGCGAGGTCAACGACGCCGGACGGTCGTTCCTGCTTGGGCAACTGCTCAGTGCGCCGGCCGCCGCGATTATGGGATCGTTTTGCGCAATCGTCGTCGTGACGGCGGCGCTGCTGCGCAGTGGCCACTCCGTCTATGGAATCCTGGTGGGTCTGGAATGTGCGCTGATCGTCTGGCGCTTTACCGACTGGAAGCGTCGCGAGCGCAATCTCAAGGTAGATACCGCACATGTGCCGACCATCGACACATCGGTACTTCTTTCCGCTCTTTGGTGCTTGCTGCAAGGCGCCTCCGCATTTGTGATCATGTCGGACGACGATCCGGTGCTGCGCGTGCTGTCGGCCACGCTCGTAATGGCACTGCTCGGTCCTATTTGCGCGCGCAACTACGCGGCGCCCCGGTTCGCCTTCCTGCTCATTCTCCTGTGCGATCTGCCGTTCGTCGCCGGTGCTCTCGCGTCTCGCGAGCCTTGGCTGGCAATCATCCTCCTTATCACGCCAGCGTTTCTCCTCGGTGCCACGCAGATTATTATAACCTTTCACCGGACGATGCTGCGGTCGCTCGCCGCTGAGGCCCGGAACCTCCGCCTTGCGCAACATGACTCGCTCACCGGCGTTCTCAATCGGCAAGGCATGGACGCGGCTCTCAGCGAGATCGTGCCTGACAATGAGCGCACGATGGCCCTTCTCGCGATCGACCTCGATGGCTTCAAGCAGGTCAATGACAGCCATGGCCATGGCGCCGGTGACCTCCTCCTGATCCAGGTGGCGCAACGCATCGAGGCAGGACTCTCGGGCGACCACCTGCTGGGGCGAATGGGGGGCGATGAATTCATGGTGGTAATGCGCAACGTCGCACCTGCCGAAGTGCGTGCATCCGTGGAAAGCTTGATCGTAGCAATTTCGCATCGGCCCTATGAACTGGGCAGCGGAGCGGTCGTGCGCATCGGCGCGAGCATTGGTTTCGCCTGCACGCCCGAGGATGCAACGACGACGGTTGATCTGCGGCTCCGCTCCGACGAGGCGCTCTATGCCGCAAAAGGAGCGGGGAAAGGCGTCGGGCTTCGGTACCGCGAGCATATCGACAATGTCGAGGTGGCGCAGCACGCGGGGCAGGCCAGCTCCAAATTTGCAAGCCTGGCTCCCCGCGCGCGCCGCCCCGGACAGAGGACGTGA